One window of the Rhipicephalus microplus isolate Deutch F79 chromosome 2, USDA_Rmic, whole genome shotgun sequence genome contains the following:
- the LOC142796409 gene encoding uncharacterized protein LOC142796409 — protein sequence MYQVLIGLMAAAATYATPVAFRPIDTWPAALGIPQATTHDLLDSPSTSERCHLRIETSWMTKHRGTLPDPPTAGYKREPLNQCPLGHGALLGRHSLCSMYQVLIGLMAAAATYATPVAFRPIDTWPAALGIPQATTHDLLDSPSTSERCHLRIETSWMTKHRGTLPDPPTAGYKREPLNQCPLGHGALLGRHSLCSMYQVSYLCRCNCFRSSDDMLLRVSCPINGKWLIWTCYAVSRECMAAALNWSVLEGYDVASQTLLLLAGDIEQNPGPMSVPEREQISKIEEMLKVLQSGQVTVLEKLSGIAKTQDELRKKLDDVITKTNVFEKRLTTLEETEKKFADKLDDLENRSRRTNLVFFGIPDSHPKETWEESENLVMSVCTDVLKLENIAIERAHRLGAYKTERIRPIIASFSGSKSRESVLRNAYRFKGTSYSVSEDFSKAVQEKRRQLWKYSKEKQLDKKNRVHLSYDKLVINGQAFAWDTDMHQPVPLRAHAQILGRK from the coding sequence ATGTATCAGGTGCTGATCGGGCTCATGGCAGCGGCGGCGACGTATGCTACACCCGTGGCATTTCGACCGATCGACACATGGCCAGCGGCTCTTGGCATTCCACAAGCGACTACGCATGATCTACTAGATTCCCCAAGCACCTCGGAGCGGTGCCATCTGCGCATCGAAACGAGCTGGATGACAAAGCATCGTGGTACGCTTCCGGATCCGCCTACTGCTGGCTACAAAAGGGAGCCCCTGAACCAATGCCCACTGGGACACGGCGCTCTTCTCGGCCGTCACTCACTCTGTTCAATGTATCAGGTGCTGATCGGGCTCATGGCAGCGGCGGCGACGTATGCTACACCCGTGGCATTTCGACCGATCGACACATGGCCAGCGGCTCTTGGCATTCCACAAGCGACTACGCATGATCTACTAGATTCACCAAGCACCTCGGAGCGGTGCCATCTGCGCATCGAAACGAGCTGGATGACAAAGCATCGTGGTACGCTTCCGGATCCGCCTACTGCTGGCTACAAAAGGGAGCCCCTGAACCAATGCCCACTGGGACACGGCGCTCTTCTCGGCCGTCACTCACTCTGTTCAATGTATCAGGTTAGTTATTTATGCCGTTGTAATTGCTTTAGAAGCAGTGATGACATGCTTCTTAGAGTGTCGTGTCCCATTAACGGTAAATGGCTTATCTGGACGTGCTATGCTGTTTCTCGCGAGTGTATGGCTGCCGCATTGAATTGGTCTGTCTTGGAGGGTTACGATGTGGCCTCTCAGACATTACTACTCTTGGCTGGTGACATAGAACAAAACCCTGGCCCTATGTCTGTGCCTGAGCGAGAACAGATAAGTAAAATCGAAGAAATGCTAAAGGTGCTACAGTCAGGGCAGGTAACCGTGTTGGAAAAGCTGTCGGGCATTGCTAAAACTCAGGATGAGCTTCGGAAAAAGCTGGACGACGTGATTACTAAAACTAATGTATTTGAAAAGCGCCTTACTACACTAGAGGAAACAGAAAAGAAGTTCGCTGACAAACTAGACGacttagaaaacagaagccggaGAACAAACTTGGTATTCTTTGGAATACCAGATAGTCATCCAAAGGAAACTTGGGAAGAATCCGAAAATCTAGTTATGTCTGTCTGTACGGATGTATTAAAGCTGGAAAATATAGCAATAGAAAGGGCTCATCGTCTCGGGGCCTACAAAACAGAAAGAATTCGTCCAATAATTGCTAGCTTTTCAGGATCGAAATCAAGAGAATCTGTTCTGCGAAATGCATACAGATTCAAGGGGACGTCATACAGCGTATCAGAAGACTTCAGCAAGGCAGTTCAAGAAAAACGCCGGCAGCTTTGGAAGTACagtaaagaaaaacagctcgacaAGAAAAATCGTGTACATTTAAGTTACGATAAGCTGGTAATCAATGGACAAGCATTTGCCTGGGATACTGACATGCACCAACCAGTTCCTCTTCGGGCGCATGCTCAGATATTGGGGCGGAAATGA